A window of the Desulfobacterales bacterium genome harbors these coding sequences:
- a CDS encoding pyruvate, phosphate dikinase, with protein MSKYVFCFGNKQAEGAISDVNILGGKGANLCEMAILGLPVPPGFIISTECCNEFLKAGGKFSDDLEKQILQGLKHVESIMGARFGSVDNPLLVSCRSGARKSMPGMMETVLNVGLTSETINGLIKKTKNKRFVYDAYRRLIMMYSDVVMEKAEGIEPQEGLGIRVQLEKIMHDLKKKKYYSHDTEVNADELEYLCEKFKEKVKEVLNKEFPDDPMEQLKGSIAAVFKSWNGKRAISYRKIEGIPDEWGTAVTVQSMVFGNMGDNSATGVAFTRNPATGENLFYGEWLPNAQGEDVVAGIRTPYPLNEANKSDHNDYLTSLEVRMPGIYRELNDIRNILEIHYKDMMDIEFTIQDARLYMLQCRVGKRTGTASLNIALDMLKDGLIDETTCVTRVMPNQLDELLHPVVDPEAEKNANVLAKGLPAGPGGAYGKIVFTSDDAVRLATPQRNVILVREETSPEDVEGMRAAAGILTARGGMTSHAALVARGWGKCCIVGAGALKIDVEAKRLKVENKTFKEGDIITLNGTKGLVYEGMLNMIDSSENLRLKEFMAIADKYRTMGVRTNADTPEDSKIARQFGAEGIGLFRTEHMFYGTKLEEPLFLLRKMILSPSYFERKEALDELFPFVKDEIKGTLEAMDGLPVTIRLLDPPLHEFVPHNREHVVRFAKALHVDEKEIRRRIEDLEESNPMMGHRGVRLGISYPEITEMQAKAIFEASCELIKQGKNPLPEIMIPVTCDVNELKVTKKIIDQVYEETLKKFSLPKIEYKFGTMIEIPRAALLANKMAEIAEFFSFGTNDLTQMTFGFSRDDTGNFLGEYLDKKILESDPFQTIDQEGVGQLIAYAVENGRKTKPNLKIGICGEQGGEPKSVDFCYKCGLNYVSCSPYRVPIARLSAAHAAIKAKK; from the coding sequence ATGAGTAAATATGTTTTTTGTTTTGGTAACAAACAAGCTGAAGGTGCTATTTCAGATGTGAACATTTTAGGAGGTAAAGGTGCAAATCTATGTGAAATGGCTATTTTAGGCTTACCAGTTCCTCCTGGCTTTATTATAAGCACTGAATGCTGCAATGAATTTCTTAAAGCTGGTGGAAAGTTTTCTGATGATCTTGAAAAACAAATTTTACAAGGTTTAAAGCATGTTGAAAGCATAATGGGCGCACGTTTCGGTTCGGTTGATAATCCTCTTCTTGTATCCTGTCGTTCTGGTGCAAGAAAATCAATGCCTGGAATGATGGAAACGGTTTTAAACGTAGGATTAACAAGCGAAACTATAAATGGGCTTATAAAAAAAACTAAAAATAAAAGATTTGTTTATGATGCCTATAGAAGGCTTATAATGATGTATTCTGATGTTGTTATGGAAAAAGCTGAAGGAATTGAGCCCCAAGAAGGGCTGGGAATAAGAGTTCAACTTGAAAAAATAATGCACGATTTAAAAAAGAAAAAATATTATTCCCATGATACAGAAGTTAATGCTGACGAATTAGAATATCTCTGTGAAAAGTTTAAAGAAAAAGTTAAAGAAGTTCTTAATAAAGAATTTCCAGATGATCCAATGGAGCAGCTTAAAGGCTCAATCGCAGCTGTTTTTAAAAGCTGGAACGGTAAAAGAGCGATATCTTATAGAAAAATAGAAGGAATCCCTGACGAATGGGGAACTGCTGTCACAGTTCAAAGCATGGTATTTGGCAATATGGGGGATAACTCTGCTACAGGTGTGGCTTTTACTCGAAATCCAGCCACTGGTGAAAATTTATTTTATGGAGAATGGCTTCCAAATGCGCAAGGTGAAGACGTTGTTGCAGGAATAAGAACACCATATCCTTTAAATGAGGCAAACAAAAGTGACCATAATGATTATCTTACTTCCCTTGAAGTTAGAATGCCAGGGATTTACAGGGAATTAAACGATATCCGCAATATACTTGAAATCCATTATAAAGATATGATGGACATAGAGTTTACAATCCAAGATGCAAGACTTTATATGCTTCAATGTCGAGTCGGTAAGCGAACAGGAACAGCCTCTTTAAATATAGCCCTTGACATGTTAAAAGACGGTTTGATTGATGAAACTACCTGTGTAACAAGAGTAATGCCAAACCAATTGGACGAACTTTTGCATCCGGTCGTTGACCCTGAAGCTGAAAAAAATGCAAATGTTCTTGCAAAAGGTCTTCCAGCAGGTCCTGGAGGAGCCTATGGAAAAATTGTGTTTACTTCAGACGATGCTGTAAGATTAGCAACTCCCCAAAGAAATGTTATTCTTGTAAGAGAGGAAACAAGTCCAGAAGATGTAGAAGGCATGAGAGCGGCCGCTGGTATTTTAACAGCTAGAGGCGGTATGACAAGCCATGCTGCTCTCGTTGCTCGAGGCTGGGGAAAATGCTGTATTGTTGGAGCAGGAGCCCTTAAAATTGATGTTGAAGCAAAAAGGCTTAAAGTTGAAAATAAAACTTTTAAAGAAGGAGATATCATAACCCTTAATGGAACAAAAGGGCTTGTATATGAAGGTATGCTTAACATGATCGATTCTTCAGAAAATCTTCGTTTAAAAGAATTTATGGCAATAGCTGATAAATATCGAACAATGGGGGTCAGAACAAATGCGGATACCCCAGAAGACAGTAAAATTGCAAGGCAGTTTGGAGCTGAGGGTATCGGTTTATTTAGAACAGAACATATGTTTTACGGAACAAAATTAGAAGAGCCTCTTTTTCTTTTAAGAAAAATGATATTAAGCCCTTCTTATTTTGAAAGAAAAGAAGCTCTCGATGAGTTGTTCCCATTCGTCAAAGATGAGATAAAAGGAACTCTTGAAGCTATGGACGGACTTCCAGTTACTATTAGACTTCTTGATCCGCCTCTTCATGAATTTGTCCCCCATAACCGAGAACATGTTGTTAGATTTGCAAAGGCTTTACACGTTGACGAAAAGGAAATAAGACGGAGGATTGAAGATTTAGAAGAAAGCAACCCAATGATGGGGCATAGAGGTGTAAGGCTTGGAATTAGTTATCCAGAAATTACCGAAATGCAGGCTAAAGCAATATTTGAAGCCTCATGTGAGCTTATTAAGCAGGGAAAAAATCCGTTACCTGAAATTATGATTCCCGTAACCTGTGATGTCAACGAGCTTAAAGTAACTAAAAAAATAATTGATCAAGTTTATGAAGAAACATTAAAGAAATTCAGCCTTCCCAAAATTGAATATAAATTCGGAACAATGATAGAAATTCCAAGAGCTGCTCTTCTTGCTAATAAAATGGCTGAAATAGCTGAATTTTTCTCATTTGGAACGAATGATTTGACTCAAATGACTTTTGGATTCAGCAGAGACGATACTGGAAATTTTTTAGGAGAATATTTAGACAAAAAAATTCTTGAGTCTGATCCTTTCCAAACTATTGATCAGGAAGGAGTTGGTCAGCTTATTGCTTATGCCGTTGAAAACGGTCGTAAAACAAAGCCTAACCTTAAAATCGGTATTTGTGGAGAACAAGGAGGCGAGCCAAAATCAGTTGATTTTTGCTATAAATGCGGTTTGAATTATGTAAGTTGTTCGCCTTATAGAGTTCCGATAGCTCGATTATCGGCAGCTCATGCGGCAATAAAGGCTAAAAAATAA
- a CDS encoding conjugal transfer protein TraB has translation MASLDEHILRTAKEIVVKFIEIGRISPASFHESFREIYKTIKNTVNGNDDDAYKTPIDDDIEE, from the coding sequence ATGGCTTCATTAGATGAACATATTTTAAGAACAGCTAAGGAAATTGTTGTTAAATTTATTGAAATAGGACGTATTTCTCCGGCGAGCTTTCATGAATCATTTAGAGAAATATATAAAACTATAAAAAATACAGTAAACGGCAATGATGACGATGCTTATAAAACACCTATTGATGATGATATTGAAGAATAA
- a CDS encoding phosphate-starvation-inducible PsiE family protein, with amino-acid sequence MLDFLKKFERFIIMSLIIMIVIVVFLATLELGWIIIQDIVSHPVILLEIKELMEILGFFLLILIGIELLETIKAYLIEGVIHVEIVLEVALIAIARKVIILDIAKYDGFKLLSLAALIVAVSIGFFIVKRFTCAIPTAKE; translated from the coding sequence ATGCTTGATTTTTTAAAAAAATTTGAACGATTTATCATCATGAGCCTTATCATCATGATTGTTATCGTTGTGTTTCTGGCAACTCTTGAACTGGGTTGGATTATCATCCAGGATATCGTCAGCCATCCTGTAATTTTACTTGAAATTAAAGAATTAATGGAAATTTTGGGATTTTTTCTATTAATTTTAATCGGAATAGAATTATTAGAAACCATTAAGGCTTATCTGATCGAGGGAGTAATACATGTTGAGATCGTACTTGAAGTGGCTTTGATCGCAATCGCAAGAAAGGTAATAATATTAGATATTGCTAAGTATGATGGCTTCAAACTTCTTAGCTTGGCAGCTTTAATCGTAGCCGTATCAATCGGTTTTTTTATAGTAAAGCGGTTTACCTGTGCGATTCCAACTGCAAAAGAATAA